In Nothobranchius furzeri strain GRZ-AD chromosome 18, NfurGRZ-RIMD1, whole genome shotgun sequence, a single genomic region encodes these proteins:
- the slc66a3 gene encoding solute carrier family 66 member 3 produces the protein MQSDTLLHIANFSTLFVCMVLKFPQIFVLMRAKCSTGVSLNSLVLELIGFIVFVTYQMYYDYPPPTYLEYPILIAQDVIVLLLILHYNGSLRQSLIYAVLLFGGWRLLTVERWIIDLAMSLCTFISAASKFAQLQCLWSSKDAGQVSALSWAMATYTCMARIYTTTVTTGDMQVLVRFVAMTLLNLWVLLTVIYYQRRTGSSSKKTD, from the exons ATGCAGTCCGACACGCTGTTACACATCGCTAATTTCAGCACGCTTTTTGTGTGCATGGTGCTAAAGTTCCCACAGATCTTCGTCCTGATGCGGGCCAAGTGTTCCACGGGAGTCAGCCTGAACAGTCTGGTCCTGGAGCTGATCGG GTTCATTGTTTTTGTCACGTATCAGATGTACTATGACTACCCTCCTCCTACTTACCTGGAATATCCCATCCTCATCGCTCAAG ACGTCATCGTCCTGCTCCTGATTCTTCATTACAACGGCAGCCTGCGGCAGAGCCTCATCTACGCCGTGCT GCTGTTTGGAGGCTGGAGGCTCCTCACCGTGGAGAGGTGGATCATTGATCTGGCGATG AGCTTGTGCACGTTCATTAGTGCTGCCAGCAAGTTTGCACAGCTGCAGTGTCTCTGGAGCTCTAAAGACGCCGGGCAGGTCAGCGCTCTCTCCTGGGCTATGGCCACCTACACATGCATGG CTCGGATCTACACCACCACGGTGACAACTGGAGACATGCAGG TTTTGGTGCGATTTGTGGCGATGACCCTGCTGAACCTGTGGGTGCTGCTGACTGTGATCTACTACCAGCGACGGACCGGCAGCAGCTCCAAGAAAACGGATTAA